A genomic region of Spea bombifrons isolate aSpeBom1 chromosome 9, aSpeBom1.2.pri, whole genome shotgun sequence contains the following coding sequences:
- the EXOC5 gene encoding exocyst complex component 5, producing the protein MAATAELFEEPFVADEYIERLAWRTPGGGSRGGAESFDPKRLLEEFVNHIEELKLMDERIQRKVEKLEHQCQKEAKEFAKKVQELQKSNQVAFQHFQELDEHISYVATKVCHLGDQLEGVNTPRQRAVEAQKLMTYFNEFLDGNLQSDVFINPEKIKEAADIIQKLHLIAQELPFDRFAEVKSKIASKYHDLEHQLIQEFTGAQRRGEISRMREVAAVLLHFKGYSHCVDVYINQCREGAYLKGDIFENAALLCQRVNKEVGDVFSNPEIVLAKLIQNIFEAEIQSFVKDQLEECRKSDAEQYLKNLYDLYTRTTSLSSKLMEFNLGTDKQTFLSKLIKSIFISYLENYIDVETAYLRSRSSAILQRYYDSKNHQKRSIGTGGIQDLKERIRQRTNLPLGPSIETHGETFLSQDVVVNLLQETKHAFERCHKLSDPSDLPKNAFRIFSILVDYLCIEHIDYALEIGLVAIPSPDSRNASLYFFDVVHQANTIFHLFDKQFNDHLMPLISSSPKLTECLQKKKDIIEQMEVKLDNGIDRTLNCMIGQMKQILAAEQKKTDFKPEDENNVLIQYTTACAKVCIYVRKQVEKIRNSMDGKNVDAVLMELGVRFHRLIYEHLQQFSYSSMGGMLAICDVAEYRKCAKDFKIALVLQLFDALHSLCNLLVVAPDNLKQVCSGEQLANLDKNILHSFVQLRADYRSSRLARHFS; encoded by the exons ATGGCTGCTACGGCGGAACTTTTCGAG GAGCCGTTTGTTGCCGATGAATATATTGAGAGGCTGGCTTGGAGAACGCCAGGCGGTGGATCCAGAGGAGGGGCGGAATCATTTGATCCAAAAAG GTTGTTGGAAGAGTTTGTAAATCACATTGAAGAGCTGAAGTTGATGGATGAACGAATTCAGAGAAAAGTTGAAAAATTAGAGCATCAGTGCCAGAAAGAAGCAAAGGAGTTTGCCAAAAAAGTGCAGGAACTACAGAAAAGCAACcag GTTGCTTTCCAGCATTTCCAAGAGCTGGATGAACACATCAGCTATGTAGCCACTAAGGTGTGCCATCTTGGTGACCAGCTGGAGGGAGTAAACACACCGCGCCAACGTGCCGTGGAAGCTCAGAAGCTGATGACCTATTTTAATGAATTTCTAGACGGGAACTTACAATCTGATGTTTTTATCAATCCTGAAAAG ATAAAAGAAGCAGCTGATATAATTCAGAAATTGCATCTCATTGCACAGGAGCTGCCATTTGACCG GTTTGCAGAAGTGAAATCAAAAATTGCAAGTAAATATCACGATTTGGAGCATCAGTTAATACAGGAGTTCACAGGTGCGCAGAGGAGGGGAGAAATCTCTCGTATGAGAGAAGTGGCAGCTGTTTTACTTCACTTCAAG GGCTATTCCCATTGTGTGGATGTGTACATTAATCAGTGTCGGGAG GGTGCATACTTAAAGGGAGATATCTTTGAAAATGCTGCTTTGTTATGCCAACGCGTGAATAAAGAAGTCGGTGATGTTTTTAGCAACCCAGAAATCGTCCTCGCCAAACTTattcaaaacatttttgaagCTGAGATTCAG AGCTTTGTCAAAGACCAATTGGAAGAATGTAGAAAATCAGATGCAGAACAATATCTAAAGAATCTTTATGATCTGTACACAAG AACTACCAGTCTGTCTAGTAAACTGATGGAGTTCAATCTGGGAACCGATAAGCAGACATTCTTATCGAAGTTGATAAAGTCCATATTTATCAGTTACTTGGAGAACTACATCGACGTAGAGACTGCTTACTTGAGAAGTAGGAGTTCAGCGATATTACAGCGGTATTACGATTCTAAGAACCACCAGAAGAGGTCGATCGGAACCGGAGG AATTCAAGACCTTAAGGAAAGGATAAGGCAGCGTACAAACCTGCCTTTAGGACCTAGTATTGAAACACACGGAGAGACGTTTTTGTCGCAAGACGTCGTGGTGAACTTACTGCAAGAAACCAAGCATGCCTTTGAAAGATGTCATAAA CTTTCAGATCCTTCTGATCTCCCGAAGAACGCATTTCGAATATTTTCCATTCTAGTGGATTATTTATGCATTGAACATATTGATTATGCCTTGGAAATAGGACTAGTGG CAATTCCTTCTCCAGATTCAAGGAATGCCAGCTTATATTTCTTTGATGTTGTACATCAGGCCAACaccattttccatttatttgatAAACAATTCAATGATCATCTCATGCCTTTAATTAG CTCATCTCCAAAGCTTACAGAGTGtcttcaaaagaaaaaagatataatagaaCAAATGGAGGTGAAACTAGATAATGGTATAGACCG GACTCTAAATTGTATGATTGGGCAGATGAAACAAATCTTAGCTgcagaacaaaaaaagacagatttCAAACCAGAAgatgaaaataatgtattaattcaGTATACTACT GCTTGTGCAAAGGTTTGCATTTATGTCCGGAAGCAAGTGGAAAAAATTAGAAATTCCATGGATGGGAAGAATGTTGATGCCGTGCTTATGGAACTGGGAGTGCGATTCCACCGTCTCATATATGAGCATCTGCAGCAATTTTCCTACAGCTCGATGGGGGGGATGCTGGCAATCTGTGATGTTGCAGAATACAGGAAATGTGCCAAGGACTTCAAG ATTGCACTTGTGCTGCAGCTTTTTGATGCTCTGCACTCCCTTTGCAACCTATTGGTTGTCGCTCCAGACAATTTAAAGCAGGTTTGCTCAGGTGAACAACTTGCTAACCTAGACAAGAACATCCTGCATTCCTTTGTACAACTGCGAGCTGACTACAGATCTTCACGCCTTGCCCGGCACTTTAGCTAA